CTCGTCGGTGATCTGCAGCACCCCGTCGCCCAGGCCGGCCATCTCCGCCACGCCGCGCGCGTTGTCCACGATGGGGCCGTAGGCGTCGTTGGAGATGATCATGCCCACCACAGAGAGCATGCCGATGGCGGCGATGGAGATGCCCAGCATCGCGTAGCCCGGTCCGATAGGCTCGCACAGCTTATAGGCGCACAGCGCCGCAGCGCCGATGCCCGCAAGCGCGGGAAACGCGCTCAGCAGCCCGTAGGACATGCCCGAGAGAATCGTAAAGGCGGGGCCGCTCTTGCACGCCTCGGCCACCTTGGCCACGGGCTTGCGGTTGTCCCCGGTAAAGTAGTCGCTGGTAAGGCCGATGACCACGCCCACGATCATGCCGATCATGGCCGCGCCCCACAGGCGCAGGTCAAACCTGCACAGCAACGCGGCCGCAAGCGTCAGCACGGCAAAGATGCCGCACGTAAGGTAAGTGCCGCGGTTGAGCGCCGCGCTGGGGCTCCCCTTTTTGCCCACGCGCGCCACCAGCACGCCCAGTATGGAGGCCAGCAGCCCCAGCGCGCCGAAACAGAACATCAGCTCGATCTGTCCCAGCGGGATGGCGATGACCATGGTGGCGGCCAGCGCCGCGATGTTGGAGTCGAACAGATCCGCGCCCATACCGGCAACGTCGCCCACATTGTCGCCCACATTGTCTGCGATCACCGCGGGGTTGCGCGGGTCGTCCTCGGGGATACCCAGCTCCACCTTGCCCGTCAGGTCCGCGGCGATGTCCGCCGTTTTGGTAAAAATGCCGCCCCCCGCCTTGGCAAAGAGCGCAAGCGAGCTTGCGCCAAAGCTAAAGGCGAGCACCACATCCGGGTTCTGCGAGAGCAGATAGAGCACGGCCGCACCGGCGAGGGATGTGCCCACCACCGCCATGCCCATCACCGCGCCGCCGCGAAAACCCGCCATAAACGAGGGAGCCAGCCCTTTTTGCGCCGCGGTGGCCGCCTTGATGTTGGCAATGGTAGCGATGCTGATGCCGATCCAGCCCGCCAGGGCCGAGAGCGCCGAGCCCAGCACATAGGCGCCTACCATGCCCAGGTTGCGCATGATATCGCCGCCCGCCCACACGGGCTGGGGAAAAAGCAGGAACATGGCCGCGGAAACAACCAGCATGAAGATGCCCAAAATGCGATATTCCCGCTTGAGGAATGTGAACGCGCCCCTGCGGATCAGCGCGCCGACGTGCTGCAGCTTGTCGTTGGCGATGGGCAGCTTCACCACCCAGCGGTAAAAGTACGCCGCCACGAGGAAGGAAAAAGTGGAAACACCAATGGCAATCCAGGTCCACACGTGTGATAACCCCCTTTTGTCGCGAAAAAGGATATGCAGGCAACAAAAAAGCGCGTCCGGACGCACGCGCACTTCCGCGCAAAAGGGAGAAAAGCTGCCGCCCGCCCTATCCTATCCGTATGAAAGCGGCGGCGCGGTTCAGTACCGCGCGGGCGCTTGGGATGACAGATAAAACACAGCGGCGGTGTTTCCCCGCCTCTTTCGCCGAGGGCGCGCGTCCCCTTACGCGCAGGTAACCGGAGGGGCGTGGCCGCCGAACGGGGTGGCCAGTATGGACTGTTTGCGCACGCGCGCGCCGCGGCGCGCCATGCGGCAAAACACCGCAAAAAACGCAAGGCACAGCGCGCAAAGCGGTATGACAAATAACAGGCGGCTGAGGCCCGGGCGCAGCTGCCCCGCGCAGGCGCGCACATTGTGTAGGGTGTATGCGGCAAGCTTTTGGGCAAACGCCTGGCCCACACTCTGCACAGGCTGCACGCCGCTTGCGCCGAAGACGCCCGCAGGCAGGTAGCGGCTGGCGTCCAACAGGTCGATGATGTCAAAGCAGATCATGCACAGCACAAAAAGCGCCAGTACCATGGCAAGGAGCGCATACGCGCGCACAGGGCGCCTGCTGCTCATAGGCTGTGCCTCCCTCTCTGCATAAATGTACAACTTTCCCCATGATTATTGTATATGCCGCATCCCGCAATCGTCAATGCAATATTTAATGCTCTCGCAAAATTTTATGACGGAAGCGCGTCTTATAAAAAGCACCTATACAACATCTACACCGGATCAAAAAGCGCCGGCCTTGCGAAAACAAGCCGGCGCTCTTCTCATACTCCTTAATGCTCGCCCATGCATTTGCGCGGGAAGCGGACCGTTTCAGGCGTGGCAAACATGTGCACGTGGGGCACACCCTCCTCCTCATACGGCGCGCCAAAGGGTGCGAAGCCAAAGTGCGCGTAAAAACCCACCGTCTGCTGCTGCGACCCCAATTCCAGGCGCTTGGCGCCCGCGTCCAGCGCGCGGGCCATCATCATGCGCAGCACCATGCCGCCCACGCCGATGCCCCGGTGCGATTTGCGCACCGCGATGCGGCCCAGCTTGTAGACGCCGAATGTCTCGGGGATCAGCCGTCCGGTGGCCACGCACACCCCGCTGTCGTACAGCGCGATATGCGCCGCACGCGCGTCGAGCGCGTCGCGCTCCAGTTCGGCGGAAAAGCCCTGTTCCTCCACAAAAACCTCCTGGCGCACCGCAAGGCACGGCGCGATATCATCCCGGCAGCCCAGCAGCCATACTGCGCGCAGCATCCCCATAAAGCGTTCCCCCTTCTTTTTGATTGCCCCTGGCCGCGCCCTGGCGCCGCCTTTTTTACTATAGCGCATCTTATGCGTATTTGCCAGCGGGCGCAATGCAGGAATTGGCGCGCCCCGCGTCGAATGTGCATCATAACCAACCCACCTATGGGAAATATATACGAACAAGGAGGCGACAATCAAGCGCATGCTTTCACAAGAGCAGCTATCCCGCATCAACGAACTGGCGCACAAATCGCGCACCGGCAAGCTGACGGATGCGGAAAAAGAGGAGCAGACGCTGCTGCGCGCAGCCTACTTGGCCGCGTTCCGCGCGCAGTTTCGCGATATGCTCGAACACATCACCATCGTAGACGAACCGTCCGGCCAGGCGGATGCAGCGCCGCAGGAGCCGCCGCAATAGCCCAATAGATGCGCGCAAAAGGTTTGCATGCGCCCCGAATCTCCTCTATAATTAAGATATTATATCGTGCGCGTCTTTCAACAGGAGGCGCGCGCAACTTAAAGGGGATTGTGCAACCATGTGGCAAAACTTTACGCCGTATATCGGCCATCTGCTCCTGCTGCTCATCGTGGGCATGGGTTTTTCCTGCATCCGCCCCACGCTGTGGCGCATCAAAATGAACGACGTCGCCTTTGCGTGCGTCTATCCCATCCGCGCCCTGCTGGGTAAGTTTTCCTTTTCCTATCATCACAAAGCCGCCTTCTGCATCCATATCCGCGTGCATGGCGCCGTCAACGCCGTGGGTGTGTTGTGGCAGGCTTTTTTTAATCTTGCCCTGCTGACGATGCTCATCGGCACGGCGACGGGCGCGCTCAGCGCCCCGGTACTGGCCAGCATTGTGCTGGTGGTGGACTACGTGTTCCTCGCCGCCACGGTGCTGGTGGCGGTGCTGGGACTGGTCGCAGACAACCGGACCCGCTCCAAGTACAAAATGGAGAACGTCATCATTGAGGACGTGCGCGCGCACGAGCAGGCCGTAGCCGAGGCCGTAGCCGAGGCGGCAAAGGAATTCCAGAGCGCGCTTGCACCCTTGGGTTACAGCTGGCGCGTGGAGGTGCGCGTCACAGATCTGATGCATCCCGATCCGGGGAAAAATCCGGAGTCCAAGTTTAAGGCCATGCTCAGCGGCGAGGGCATGAACAATCCCCATTACATCTCGCGCATGGTGCTCAACCTGCTCAAGGACGGCGAGGAAGTAGGCATGCCCTCTCGCGCGCGCAGCGATTATGAGATCTGTTACACCGCCAACAAAACGCTGGTCGTGCACAGCGTATCGCGCATTTCGGAGGTGGCGCACGGCATCATGGAGGAGAACGCCATGCTGCTGCGCCGCTGCGCCAAATGACGCAGCGCGTCCTTGACTGCGAAAGGAACGGTTTGTAAGCTACGATGTACGATTGTCATTTGCACTCCTGCATGTCCAGCGACTCGGATACGCCCATGCAGGATATGGTGCGCGCTGCCATAGACAAGGGCCTTGCGGGCATCACGTTTACCGAGCATGTGGACATTGATTTTCCAGGGCACGATATCTCGTTTGATTTGGATTACGGCGCGTACGAGGCCAACATTGCCGCGCTGCGCAGGCAGTACCCGCACTTTCCCATCCTGATGGGCGTGGAACTGGGGTCGCTGCCGGGCATCGGCGAAAAGAACGCGCGCGTGGTCAGCGAGCATCCCTTTGATATAGTGATCAACTCCGTGCACGCGGTGGACAATTTGGACGTGTACCTCAAAAAGTTTTTTGTGGGGCGCACGCGCGCGGAGGCGTTTGTGCGTTATCTGGAGGATGTGCTCTACTCCACCACCGCCTACGCCAGCTATAATGTGCTTGGGCACATCGGTTTCGTCTCCAAAAGCGCGCCCTACGACGATCCTACCCTGCGGCGCAGCGACGCGCCTGATATCGTCGATGCGATTTTGAAAAACGTGATCGCGCAAGGACGCGGCATTGAAATCAATACCTCCGGCTACCGCACCACCGCGGGCGCGCTGCCCGGCGAGGATATCGTGCGCCGCTACCGCGCGCTGGGCGGGGAAATAATTACATTGGGTTCCGATGCGCATATTCCCCCGTACGTTGGGTATCATTTTAATCGTGCCCTGGATATGCTTGCGGCATGCGGCTTCCGTTATGTGGCGCACTTTGTGCGCATGGAGCCGGTAATGACACCAATTGCGAAAGTGGGATGAGCAAAAGCATCATGAACAGCCGGCAGAAGAAACGCATCTATAGCCCGCAGGGCACCCGCAAAAAGGCCGCCTGGGCGCTGGTATTGATCTGCGCCGCCGCGCTGTGCGC
Above is a window of Maliibacterium massiliense DNA encoding:
- a CDS encoding sodium-translocating pyrophosphatase, with amino-acid sequence MWTWIAIGVSTFSFLVAAYFYRWVVKLPIANDKLQHVGALIRRGAFTFLKREYRILGIFMLVVSAAMFLLFPQPVWAGGDIMRNLGMVGAYVLGSALSALAGWIGISIATIANIKAATAAQKGLAPSFMAGFRGGAVMGMAVVGTSLAGAAVLYLLSQNPDVVLAFSFGASSLALFAKAGGGIFTKTADIAADLTGKVELGIPEDDPRNPAVIADNVGDNVGDVAGMGADLFDSNIAALAATMVIAIPLGQIELMFCFGALGLLASILGVLVARVGKKGSPSAALNRGTYLTCGIFAVLTLAAALLCRFDLRLWGAAMIGMIVGVVIGLTSDYFTGDNRKPVAKVAEACKSGPAFTILSGMSYGLLSAFPALAGIGAAALCAYKLCEPIGPGYAMLGISIAAIGMLSVVGMIISNDAYGPIVDNARGVAEMAGLGDGVLQITDELDAAGNTTKAITKGFAIGAAGLTVIALLGAFREIVYQASGVMLAFNLMDPLVFFGALVGAAVPAVFSAMLIRGVDRNSQRMVREIHRQFDTIPGLKEGKDGVLPDYDKCIDIATVGAIRQLVPAGAMAILVTLAVGFVGNVQAVGGFLAGNILCGLLIAMMMSNAGGLWDNAKKYIEAGHCGGKGSDAHKAAVIGDTVGDPFKDTAGPSINTQVTVVSLVASLAAVLFLTCAVF
- a CDS encoding GNAT family N-acetyltransferase; this translates as MGMLRAVWLLGCRDDIAPCLAVRQEVFVEEQGFSAELERDALDARAAHIALYDSGVCVATGRLIPETFGVYKLGRIAVRKSHRGIGVGGMVLRMMMARALDAGAKRLELGSQQQTVGFYAHFGFAPFGAPYEEEGVPHVHMFATPETVRFPRKCMGEH
- a CDS encoding DUF896 domain-containing protein, with translation MLSQEQLSRINELAHKSRTGKLTDAEKEEQTLLRAAYLAAFRAQFRDMLEHITIVDEPSGQADAAPQEPPQ
- a CDS encoding histidinol-phosphatase HisJ family protein; the encoded protein is MHSCMSSDSDTPMQDMVRAAIDKGLAGITFTEHVDIDFPGHDISFDLDYGAYEANIAALRRQYPHFPILMGVELGSLPGIGEKNARVVSEHPFDIVINSVHAVDNLDVYLKKFFVGRTRAEAFVRYLEDVLYSTTAYASYNVLGHIGFVSKSAPYDDPTLRRSDAPDIVDAILKNVIAQGRGIEINTSGYRTTAGALPGEDIVRRYRALGGEIITLGSDAHIPPYVGYHFNRALDMLAACGFRYVAHFVRMEPVMTPIAKVG